The Sebastes umbrosus isolate fSebUmb1 chromosome 23, fSebUmb1.pri, whole genome shotgun sequence genome contains a region encoding:
- the grip1 gene encoding glutamate receptor-interacting protein 1 isoform X10 produces MIAVSFKCRCQILRRVNKDEGPYAKHSAGSRPPDGALAIRRQSIPDEFRGCSVVELMKKEGTTLGLTVSGGIDKDGKPRVSNLRQGGIAARSDQLNVGDYIRAVNGINLAKFRHDEIISLLKNVGERVVLEVEYELPPVSVQGSGVMFKNVEVTLHKEGNSFGFVIRGGAHEDRNKSRPIVITTIRPGGPADREGTVKPGDRLLSIDGIRLHGSTLSEAMSILKQCGQEATLLLEYDVSVMDSVATASGPLLVEVAKATGSSLGVALSTSLFCSKQVIVIDKVKPASIADRCGALHAGDHILSVDGKSMEFCSLAEATQLLSASCQTVRMEILPQHQARPALNAPQHALSHSFSPGSMSAYSLSSLNMSTLPRNMYPTSPRGTLMRRKGKKKDFKSSLSLASSTVGLAGQVVHTETTEVMLLGDGIMGFGLQLQGGVFATETLSSPPLIAYIDPDSPAERCGILQIGDRILSINGVPTEDSTLEETNQLLRDSSITAQLTLEIEFDVAESVIPSSGTFHVKLPKKPGVELGITISSPSNRKPGDPLIISDIKKGSVAHRTGTLELGDKLLAIDNIRVENCSMEEAVQILQQCEELVKLKIRKDEDNSDEQEVSGSIIYTVELQRYGGPLGITISGTEEPFDPIIISSLSKGGLAERTGAIHVGDRILAINSSSLKGKPLSEAICLLQQAGETVTLKIKKQGDLSPKSCGIGSGLGMGAGIVHEHQDGVDEPIVMVAPLSSQRAFNTLPSVDSAVESWDGSNMESSFTTPAPPFQSSPYSFHEWRNAKTTNSQSSSSTRQRANPLSDLGLSDDDWDRPPLGGGCNLPSGLISDSRFTVGHDGTEPDQEENFWSQALEDLETCGQSGILRELEESGKETHLLTLATIMSGSSLSLNHDPAPLRSTLGRQASFQERSNSKPQVTTRSNTLPSDPQRRAFAMRKMRQEVNEILNQNPVELHKLTLEKASDLEDFGFSVSDGMLDRGVYVNNIRPGGPAERGGLRAYDRILQINHVRTRDFDCCLVVPLIAESPNHLELVISRNPTSSSLLANHTDGITNSSHSPQPIGSELGPSELCIGHGEDGVPIKWSQPGDGLGAGLGMGQVNNNSL; encoded by the exons atGAGTTTCGGGGCTGCTCGGTGGTGGAGCTGATGAAGAAGGAGGGGACGACGCTCGGACTGACGGTCTCAGGCGGCATCGATAAAGATGGGAAGCCCCGGGTTTCAAACCTGCGACAGGGAGGCATCGCTGCCAG GAGCGACCAGTTGAACGTTGGCGACTACATCCGAGCCGTTAACGGCATCAACCTGGCCAAGTTCAGACACGATGAAATCATCAGTCTGCTGAAGAACGTCGGAGAACGAGTCGTGCTGGAGGTCGAGTACGAACTACCGCCGGTCT CGGtgcaggggtcaggggtcatgTTTAAGAACGTAGAAGTCACGCTTCACAAAGAAGGAAACAGCTTCGGCTTCGTCATCAGAG gtggAGCTCATGAAGACAGGAACAAGTCACGGCCGATAGTCATAACAACAATCCGGCCTGGCGGTCCGGCTGACAG agaaGGAACCGTGAAGCCGGGCGACCGGTTGCTAAGCATCGATGGGATCCGTCTCCACGGCAGCACGCTATCGGAGGCCATGAGCATCCTGAAGCAGTGCGGGCAGGAAGCCACGCTGCTGTTGGAGTACGACGTCTCAGTGATGG ATTCGGTTGCCACGGCGTCCGGGCCGCTGCTGGTGGAGGTTGCCAAGGCGACGGGCTCTAGTCTGGGCGTGGCTCTGTCCACCTCATTGTTCTGCAGCAAGCAGGTCATCGTCATCGACAAGGTCAAACCAGCCAGCATAGCAGACAG GTGTGGTGCTCTTCATGCAGGAGATCACATCCTGTCTGTTGACGGGAAGTCGATGGAGTTTTGTTCTCTGGCTGAAGCCACTCAGCTGCTCTCTGCCTCCTGTCAGACCGTCCGCATGGAGATCCTGCCACAACACCAGGCCCGACCGGCCCTGAACGCACCACAGCACg ctctcagcCACTCGTTCTCTCCCGGCTCCATGTCGGCCTACAGCCTCTCGTCCCTCAACATGAGCACCCTGCCAAGGAACATGTATCCCACGAGTCCACGGGGCACGCTGATGAGGAGGAAGGGCAAGAAGAAGGACTTCAAGAGTTCCT TGTCTCTTGCGTCCAGCACCGTGGGTCTCGCCGGTCAGGTCGTTCACACGGAAACCACGGAGGTGATGTTGCTAGGCGACGGCATCATGGGGTTCGGCCTGCAGCTGCAGGGTGGAGTCTTCGCCACGGAAACGCTCTCCTCGCCGCCGCTCATCGCTTACATCGACCCCGACAGCCCGGCGGAGAG gtgtggtATCCTGCAGATCGGCGACAGGATTTTGTCCATAAACGGAGTTCCTACTGAAGACTCGACTCTGGAAGAAACTaatcagctgctcagagactcgTCCATCACCGCTCAACTCACACTGGAGATTGAGTTCGACGTGGCCG AGTCGGTCATTCCCAGTTCAGGAACGTTTCATGTGAAGCTCCCAAAGAAACCCGGAGTGGAGCTGGGAATCACCATCAGCT ctccGTCCAACAGGAAACCAGGTGATCCTCTGATCATCTCTGACATCAAGAAAGGCAGCGTcgcacacag gacGGGAACGTTGGAGCTCGGCGACAAGCTGCTCGCCATCGATAACATCCGGGTGGAGAACTGCTCCATGGAGGAAGCTGTTCAGATCCTGCAGCAGTGTGAGGAGCTCGTTAAACTGAAGATCCGAAAAGACGAAGACAACTCGG ATGAACAGGAAGTGTCTGGTAGCATCATCTACACGGTGGAGCTGCAGAGGTACGGAGGCCCGCTGGGAATCACCATCTCCGGCACCGAAGAGCCCTTCGACCCCATCATCATCTCCTCACTGAGCAAGGGAGGGCTGGCTGAGAG GACCGGTGCGATCCATGTCGGTGATCGTATTCTGGCGATCAACAGCAGCAGTCTGAAGGGGAAACCTCTGAGCGAAGCCATCTGTCTGCTGCAACAAGCTGGAGAGACGGTCACACTGAAGATCAAGAAGCAGGGAGACC tgTCCCCAAAGTCTTGTGGGATTGGCTCAGGCCTGGGGATGGGGGCGGGGATTGTCCATGAGCATCAGGACGGGGTGGACGAGCCTATTGTCATGGTCGCGCCTCTGTCGAGCCAACGAGCGTTCAACACGCTGCCGTCCGTCGACAGCGCTGTGGAGTCCTGGGACGGATCCAACATGGAAAGCAGCTTTACCACCCCGG CGCCACCGTTTCAGTCGTCTCCGTACAGTTTCCACGAGTGGCGCAACGCCAAGACAACCAACAGCCAATCATCTTCCTCCACTCGCCAGAGAGCCAATCCGCTGTCAGATCTGGGCCTGAGCGACGATGACTGGGACCGCCCACCACTTGGAGG cGGCTGTAATCTGCCCAGCGGTCTAATCAGTGACAGCAG gTTCACTGTGGGACACGACGGGACGGAACCGGACCAGGAGGAGAACTTCTGGTCTCAGGCTCTGGAGGATCTGGAGACCTGCGGCCAGAGCGGCATCctcagagagctggag GAGTCTGGAAAGGAGACGCACCTCCTCACTCTG GCAACCATCATGTCcggctccagcctcagtctgaaCCATGACCCCGCCCCCCTGCGCAGCACACTGGGACGCCAAGCGAGCTTCCAGGAACGCAGCAACTCCAAGCCGCAG GTGACCACTCGTTCCAACACCTTGCCCTCTGACCCCCAGCGCCGAGCCTTCGCCATGAGGAAGATGAGGCAGGAAGTCAATGAGATCCTGAACCAGAACCCTGTGGAGCTCCAcaag cTGACTCTAGAGAAGGCCTCAGATCTGGAGGATTTCGGTTTCAGCGTTTCTGACGGTATGTTGGACCGCGGCGTCTACGTTAACAACATCCGACCGGGAGGCCCGGCAGAGCGGGGCGGCCTCCGGGCTTACGACCGAATACTCCAG ATTAACCACGTGCGGACCAGGGACTTCGACTGCTGCCTCGTCGTTCCGCTGATCGCCGAGTCTCCGAACCATCTGGAGCTCGTCATCAGCCGaaaccccacctcctcctccctgctggCCAATCACACTGACGGCATCACCAACAGCAGCCACTCCCCTCAGCCAATCGGCAGCGAGCTGGGACCATCGGAGCTCTGCATTGGCCACGGGGAGGATGGTGTTCCGATCAAGTGGAGCCAACCGGGTGACGGTCTGGGTGCGGGGCTTGGGATGGGTCAGGTGAATAATAATTCCTTATAG
- the grip1 gene encoding glutamate receptor-interacting protein 1 isoform X13: protein MIAVSFKCRCQILRRVNKDEGPYAKHSAGSRPPDGALAIRRQSIPDEFRGCSVVELMKKEGTTLGLTVSGGIDKDGKPRVSNLRQGGIAARSDQLNVGDYIRAVNGINLAKFRHDEIISLLKNVGERVVLEVEYELPPVSVQGSGVMFKNVEVTLHKEGNSFGFVIRGGAHEDRNKSRPIVITTIRPGGPADREGTVKPGDRLLSIDGIRLHGSTLSEAMSILKQCGQEATLLLEYDVSVMDSVATASGPLLVEVAKATGSSLGVALSTSLFCSKQVIVIDKVKPASIADRCGALHAGDHILSVDGKSMEFCSLAEATQLLSASCQTVRMEILPQHQARPALNAPQHALSHSFSPGSMSAYSLSSLNMSTLPRNMYPTSPRGTLMRRKGKKKDFKSSLSLASSTVGLAGQVVHTETTEVMLLGDGIMGFGLQLQGGVFATETLSSPPLIAYIDPDSPAERCGILQIGDRILSINGVPTEDSTLEETNQLLRDSSITAQLTLEIEFDVAESVIPSSGTFHVKLPKKPGVELGITISSPSNRKPGDPLIISDIKKGSVAHRTGTLELGDKLLAIDNIRVENCSMEEAVQILQQCEELVKLKIRKDEDNSDEQEVSGSIIYTVELQRYGGPLGITISGTEEPFDPIIISSLSKGGLAERTGAIHVGDRILAINSSSLKGKPLSEAICLLQQAGETVTLKIKKQGDLSPKSCGIGSGLGMGAGIVHEHQDGVDEPIVMVAPLSSQRAFNTLPSVDSAVESWDGSNMESSFTTPAPPFQSSPYSFHEWRNAKTTNSQSSSSTRQRANPLSDLGLSDDDWDRPPLGGGCNLPSGLISDSRFTVGHDGTEPDQEENFWSQALEDLETCGQSGILRELEATIMSGSSLSLNHDPAPLRSTLGRQASFQERSNSKPQVTTRSNTLPSDPQRRAFAMRKMRQEVNEILNQNPVELHKLTLEKASDLEDFGFSVSDGMLDRGVYVNNIRPGGPAERGGLRAYDRILQINHVRTRDFDCCLVVPLIAESPNHLELVISRNPTSSSLLANHTDGITNSSHSPQPIGSELGPSELCIGHGEDGVPIKWSQPGDGLGAGLGMGQVNNNSL from the exons atGAGTTTCGGGGCTGCTCGGTGGTGGAGCTGATGAAGAAGGAGGGGACGACGCTCGGACTGACGGTCTCAGGCGGCATCGATAAAGATGGGAAGCCCCGGGTTTCAAACCTGCGACAGGGAGGCATCGCTGCCAG GAGCGACCAGTTGAACGTTGGCGACTACATCCGAGCCGTTAACGGCATCAACCTGGCCAAGTTCAGACACGATGAAATCATCAGTCTGCTGAAGAACGTCGGAGAACGAGTCGTGCTGGAGGTCGAGTACGAACTACCGCCGGTCT CGGtgcaggggtcaggggtcatgTTTAAGAACGTAGAAGTCACGCTTCACAAAGAAGGAAACAGCTTCGGCTTCGTCATCAGAG gtggAGCTCATGAAGACAGGAACAAGTCACGGCCGATAGTCATAACAACAATCCGGCCTGGCGGTCCGGCTGACAG agaaGGAACCGTGAAGCCGGGCGACCGGTTGCTAAGCATCGATGGGATCCGTCTCCACGGCAGCACGCTATCGGAGGCCATGAGCATCCTGAAGCAGTGCGGGCAGGAAGCCACGCTGCTGTTGGAGTACGACGTCTCAGTGATGG ATTCGGTTGCCACGGCGTCCGGGCCGCTGCTGGTGGAGGTTGCCAAGGCGACGGGCTCTAGTCTGGGCGTGGCTCTGTCCACCTCATTGTTCTGCAGCAAGCAGGTCATCGTCATCGACAAGGTCAAACCAGCCAGCATAGCAGACAG GTGTGGTGCTCTTCATGCAGGAGATCACATCCTGTCTGTTGACGGGAAGTCGATGGAGTTTTGTTCTCTGGCTGAAGCCACTCAGCTGCTCTCTGCCTCCTGTCAGACCGTCCGCATGGAGATCCTGCCACAACACCAGGCCCGACCGGCCCTGAACGCACCACAGCACg ctctcagcCACTCGTTCTCTCCCGGCTCCATGTCGGCCTACAGCCTCTCGTCCCTCAACATGAGCACCCTGCCAAGGAACATGTATCCCACGAGTCCACGGGGCACGCTGATGAGGAGGAAGGGCAAGAAGAAGGACTTCAAGAGTTCCT TGTCTCTTGCGTCCAGCACCGTGGGTCTCGCCGGTCAGGTCGTTCACACGGAAACCACGGAGGTGATGTTGCTAGGCGACGGCATCATGGGGTTCGGCCTGCAGCTGCAGGGTGGAGTCTTCGCCACGGAAACGCTCTCCTCGCCGCCGCTCATCGCTTACATCGACCCCGACAGCCCGGCGGAGAG gtgtggtATCCTGCAGATCGGCGACAGGATTTTGTCCATAAACGGAGTTCCTACTGAAGACTCGACTCTGGAAGAAACTaatcagctgctcagagactcgTCCATCACCGCTCAACTCACACTGGAGATTGAGTTCGACGTGGCCG AGTCGGTCATTCCCAGTTCAGGAACGTTTCATGTGAAGCTCCCAAAGAAACCCGGAGTGGAGCTGGGAATCACCATCAGCT ctccGTCCAACAGGAAACCAGGTGATCCTCTGATCATCTCTGACATCAAGAAAGGCAGCGTcgcacacag gacGGGAACGTTGGAGCTCGGCGACAAGCTGCTCGCCATCGATAACATCCGGGTGGAGAACTGCTCCATGGAGGAAGCTGTTCAGATCCTGCAGCAGTGTGAGGAGCTCGTTAAACTGAAGATCCGAAAAGACGAAGACAACTCGG ATGAACAGGAAGTGTCTGGTAGCATCATCTACACGGTGGAGCTGCAGAGGTACGGAGGCCCGCTGGGAATCACCATCTCCGGCACCGAAGAGCCCTTCGACCCCATCATCATCTCCTCACTGAGCAAGGGAGGGCTGGCTGAGAG GACCGGTGCGATCCATGTCGGTGATCGTATTCTGGCGATCAACAGCAGCAGTCTGAAGGGGAAACCTCTGAGCGAAGCCATCTGTCTGCTGCAACAAGCTGGAGAGACGGTCACACTGAAGATCAAGAAGCAGGGAGACC tgTCCCCAAAGTCTTGTGGGATTGGCTCAGGCCTGGGGATGGGGGCGGGGATTGTCCATGAGCATCAGGACGGGGTGGACGAGCCTATTGTCATGGTCGCGCCTCTGTCGAGCCAACGAGCGTTCAACACGCTGCCGTCCGTCGACAGCGCTGTGGAGTCCTGGGACGGATCCAACATGGAAAGCAGCTTTACCACCCCGG CGCCACCGTTTCAGTCGTCTCCGTACAGTTTCCACGAGTGGCGCAACGCCAAGACAACCAACAGCCAATCATCTTCCTCCACTCGCCAGAGAGCCAATCCGCTGTCAGATCTGGGCCTGAGCGACGATGACTGGGACCGCCCACCACTTGGAGG cGGCTGTAATCTGCCCAGCGGTCTAATCAGTGACAGCAG gTTCACTGTGGGACACGACGGGACGGAACCGGACCAGGAGGAGAACTTCTGGTCTCAGGCTCTGGAGGATCTGGAGACCTGCGGCCAGAGCGGCATCctcagagagctggag GCAACCATCATGTCcggctccagcctcagtctgaaCCATGACCCCGCCCCCCTGCGCAGCACACTGGGACGCCAAGCGAGCTTCCAGGAACGCAGCAACTCCAAGCCGCAG GTGACCACTCGTTCCAACACCTTGCCCTCTGACCCCCAGCGCCGAGCCTTCGCCATGAGGAAGATGAGGCAGGAAGTCAATGAGATCCTGAACCAGAACCCTGTGGAGCTCCAcaag cTGACTCTAGAGAAGGCCTCAGATCTGGAGGATTTCGGTTTCAGCGTTTCTGACGGTATGTTGGACCGCGGCGTCTACGTTAACAACATCCGACCGGGAGGCCCGGCAGAGCGGGGCGGCCTCCGGGCTTACGACCGAATACTCCAG ATTAACCACGTGCGGACCAGGGACTTCGACTGCTGCCTCGTCGTTCCGCTGATCGCCGAGTCTCCGAACCATCTGGAGCTCGTCATCAGCCGaaaccccacctcctcctccctgctggCCAATCACACTGACGGCATCACCAACAGCAGCCACTCCCCTCAGCCAATCGGCAGCGAGCTGGGACCATCGGAGCTCTGCATTGGCCACGGGGAGGATGGTGTTCCGATCAAGTGGAGCCAACCGGGTGACGGTCTGGGTGCGGGGCTTGGGATGGGTCAGGTGAATAATAATTCCTTATAG
- the grip1 gene encoding glutamate receptor-interacting protein 1 isoform X6: MIAVSFKCRCQILRRVNKDEGPYAKHSAGSRPPDGALAIRRQSIPDEFRGCSVVELMKKEGTTLGLTVSGGIDKDGKPRVSNLRQGGIAARSDQLNVGDYIRAVNGINLAKFRHDEIISLLKNVGERVVLEVEYELPPVSVQGSGVMFKNVEVTLHKEGNSFGFVIRGGAHEDRNKSRPIVITTIRPGGPADREGTVKPGDRLLSIDGIRLHGSTLSEAMSILKQCGQEATLLLEYDVSVMDSVATASGPLLVEVAKATGSSLGVALSTSLFCSKQVIVIDKVKPASIADRCGALHAGDHILSVDGKSMEFCSLAEATQLLSASCQTVRMEILPQHQARPALNAPQHVKVQRSPRTLPWETGGSAPILPPYHYNTYHPDQSGARSHNRHTNNPPLSHSFSPGSMSAYSLSSLNMSTLPRNMYPTSPRGTLMRRKGKKKDFKSSLSLASSTVGLAGQVVHTETTEVMLLGDGIMGFGLQLQGGVFATETLSSPPLIAYIDPDSPAERCGILQIGDRILSINGVPTEDSTLEETNQLLRDSSITAQLTLEIEFDVAESVIPSSGTFHVKLPKKPGVELGITISSPSNRKPGDPLIISDIKKGSVAHRTGTLELGDKLLAIDNIRVENCSMEEAVQILQQCEELVKLKIRKDEDNSDEQEVSGSIIYTVELQRYGGPLGITISGTEEPFDPIIISSLSKGGLAERTGAIHVGDRILAINSSSLKGKPLSEAICLLQQAGETVTLKIKKQGDLSPKSCGIGSGLGMGAGIVHEHQDGVDEPIVMVAPLSSQRAFNTLPSVDSAVESWDGSNMESSFTTPAPPFQSSPYSFHEWRNAKTTNSQSSSSTRQRANPLSDLGLSDDDWDRPPLGGGCNLPSGLISDSRFTVGHDGTEPDQEENFWSQALEDLETCGQSGILRELEESGKETHLLTLATIMSGSSLSLNHDPAPLRSTLGRQASFQERSNSKPQVTTRSNTLPSDPQRRAFAMRKMRQEVNEILNQNPVELHKLTLEKASDLEDFGFSVSDGMLDRGVYVNNIRPGGPAERGGLRAYDRILQINHVRTRDFDCCLVVPLIAESPNHLELVISRNPTSSSLLANHTDGITNSSHSPQPIGSELGPSELCIGHGEDGVPIKWSQPGDGLGAGLGMGQVNNNSL, translated from the exons atGAGTTTCGGGGCTGCTCGGTGGTGGAGCTGATGAAGAAGGAGGGGACGACGCTCGGACTGACGGTCTCAGGCGGCATCGATAAAGATGGGAAGCCCCGGGTTTCAAACCTGCGACAGGGAGGCATCGCTGCCAG GAGCGACCAGTTGAACGTTGGCGACTACATCCGAGCCGTTAACGGCATCAACCTGGCCAAGTTCAGACACGATGAAATCATCAGTCTGCTGAAGAACGTCGGAGAACGAGTCGTGCTGGAGGTCGAGTACGAACTACCGCCGGTCT CGGtgcaggggtcaggggtcatgTTTAAGAACGTAGAAGTCACGCTTCACAAAGAAGGAAACAGCTTCGGCTTCGTCATCAGAG gtggAGCTCATGAAGACAGGAACAAGTCACGGCCGATAGTCATAACAACAATCCGGCCTGGCGGTCCGGCTGACAG agaaGGAACCGTGAAGCCGGGCGACCGGTTGCTAAGCATCGATGGGATCCGTCTCCACGGCAGCACGCTATCGGAGGCCATGAGCATCCTGAAGCAGTGCGGGCAGGAAGCCACGCTGCTGTTGGAGTACGACGTCTCAGTGATGG ATTCGGTTGCCACGGCGTCCGGGCCGCTGCTGGTGGAGGTTGCCAAGGCGACGGGCTCTAGTCTGGGCGTGGCTCTGTCCACCTCATTGTTCTGCAGCAAGCAGGTCATCGTCATCGACAAGGTCAAACCAGCCAGCATAGCAGACAG GTGTGGTGCTCTTCATGCAGGAGATCACATCCTGTCTGTTGACGGGAAGTCGATGGAGTTTTGTTCTCTGGCTGAAGCCACTCAGCTGCTCTCTGCCTCCTGTCAGACCGTCCGCATGGAGATCCTGCCACAACACCAGGCCCGACCGGCCCTGAACGCACCACAGCACg tcaagGTGCAGCGTAGTCCCCGCACCCTCCCCTGGGAGACTGGAGGCTCCGCTCCCATCCTCCCCCCCTACCACTACAACACGTACCACCCCGACCAATCTGGTGCCAGATCGCACAACCGCCACACAAACAACCCTC ctctcagcCACTCGTTCTCTCCCGGCTCCATGTCGGCCTACAGCCTCTCGTCCCTCAACATGAGCACCCTGCCAAGGAACATGTATCCCACGAGTCCACGGGGCACGCTGATGAGGAGGAAGGGCAAGAAGAAGGACTTCAAGAGTTCCT TGTCTCTTGCGTCCAGCACCGTGGGTCTCGCCGGTCAGGTCGTTCACACGGAAACCACGGAGGTGATGTTGCTAGGCGACGGCATCATGGGGTTCGGCCTGCAGCTGCAGGGTGGAGTCTTCGCCACGGAAACGCTCTCCTCGCCGCCGCTCATCGCTTACATCGACCCCGACAGCCCGGCGGAGAG gtgtggtATCCTGCAGATCGGCGACAGGATTTTGTCCATAAACGGAGTTCCTACTGAAGACTCGACTCTGGAAGAAACTaatcagctgctcagagactcgTCCATCACCGCTCAACTCACACTGGAGATTGAGTTCGACGTGGCCG AGTCGGTCATTCCCAGTTCAGGAACGTTTCATGTGAAGCTCCCAAAGAAACCCGGAGTGGAGCTGGGAATCACCATCAGCT ctccGTCCAACAGGAAACCAGGTGATCCTCTGATCATCTCTGACATCAAGAAAGGCAGCGTcgcacacag gacGGGAACGTTGGAGCTCGGCGACAAGCTGCTCGCCATCGATAACATCCGGGTGGAGAACTGCTCCATGGAGGAAGCTGTTCAGATCCTGCAGCAGTGTGAGGAGCTCGTTAAACTGAAGATCCGAAAAGACGAAGACAACTCGG ATGAACAGGAAGTGTCTGGTAGCATCATCTACACGGTGGAGCTGCAGAGGTACGGAGGCCCGCTGGGAATCACCATCTCCGGCACCGAAGAGCCCTTCGACCCCATCATCATCTCCTCACTGAGCAAGGGAGGGCTGGCTGAGAG GACCGGTGCGATCCATGTCGGTGATCGTATTCTGGCGATCAACAGCAGCAGTCTGAAGGGGAAACCTCTGAGCGAAGCCATCTGTCTGCTGCAACAAGCTGGAGAGACGGTCACACTGAAGATCAAGAAGCAGGGAGACC tgTCCCCAAAGTCTTGTGGGATTGGCTCAGGCCTGGGGATGGGGGCGGGGATTGTCCATGAGCATCAGGACGGGGTGGACGAGCCTATTGTCATGGTCGCGCCTCTGTCGAGCCAACGAGCGTTCAACACGCTGCCGTCCGTCGACAGCGCTGTGGAGTCCTGGGACGGATCCAACATGGAAAGCAGCTTTACCACCCCGG CGCCACCGTTTCAGTCGTCTCCGTACAGTTTCCACGAGTGGCGCAACGCCAAGACAACCAACAGCCAATCATCTTCCTCCACTCGCCAGAGAGCCAATCCGCTGTCAGATCTGGGCCTGAGCGACGATGACTGGGACCGCCCACCACTTGGAGG cGGCTGTAATCTGCCCAGCGGTCTAATCAGTGACAGCAG gTTCACTGTGGGACACGACGGGACGGAACCGGACCAGGAGGAGAACTTCTGGTCTCAGGCTCTGGAGGATCTGGAGACCTGCGGCCAGAGCGGCATCctcagagagctggag GAGTCTGGAAAGGAGACGCACCTCCTCACTCTG GCAACCATCATGTCcggctccagcctcagtctgaaCCATGACCCCGCCCCCCTGCGCAGCACACTGGGACGCCAAGCGAGCTTCCAGGAACGCAGCAACTCCAAGCCGCAG GTGACCACTCGTTCCAACACCTTGCCCTCTGACCCCCAGCGCCGAGCCTTCGCCATGAGGAAGATGAGGCAGGAAGTCAATGAGATCCTGAACCAGAACCCTGTGGAGCTCCAcaag cTGACTCTAGAGAAGGCCTCAGATCTGGAGGATTTCGGTTTCAGCGTTTCTGACGGTATGTTGGACCGCGGCGTCTACGTTAACAACATCCGACCGGGAGGCCCGGCAGAGCGGGGCGGCCTCCGGGCTTACGACCGAATACTCCAG ATTAACCACGTGCGGACCAGGGACTTCGACTGCTGCCTCGTCGTTCCGCTGATCGCCGAGTCTCCGAACCATCTGGAGCTCGTCATCAGCCGaaaccccacctcctcctccctgctggCCAATCACACTGACGGCATCACCAACAGCAGCCACTCCCCTCAGCCAATCGGCAGCGAGCTGGGACCATCGGAGCTCTGCATTGGCCACGGGGAGGATGGTGTTCCGATCAAGTGGAGCCAACCGGGTGACGGTCTGGGTGCGGGGCTTGGGATGGGTCAGGTGAATAATAATTCCTTATAG